The stretch of DNA GGTTCGCCGATGCGCCGGATCGCGTCCCCGGCGTTTCGTCGCCGGAGGCGATTCCCGGGATCGGTGACATCGTCAGCGCCGTCAGCACCATGAACCATCTGGCGTTTCACGTGCCTGCGGAGAAGTTCGACGAGTACCGGCAGCGACTCAAGGACAAGGGGGTACGCGTCGGCCCCGTCCTCAACCACGACGAGAGCGAAGCGCAGGTTTCGGCGACGTTGCACCCCGGCGTATACGTACGGTCGTTCTATTTCCTTGATCCAGACGGCATCACTCTCGAGTTCGCCTGCTGGACAAAGGAGTTCACCGACAACGACACCCAGACGGCACCGAAGACCGCAGCAGACCGCCGACCTCGGGTGCCCGCAGGACGCTGACCGCGCCATGCCTGACGGCGGGCTGTCGGACGCTCAGATCGCCGCGATGTCGGCGCATGAACGTCGAGAGTTGATCAACCGGCTGGAACGTCCGCTCGGGGAGCTCCTGTCGGCCGCACAGCTCGCGAGGTTGCGGCGGGTGCGCCTGGTGTTGATTGTTGGCGCGATCATCGGGCTGCTGCCGTGGAT from Mycobacterium sp. JS623 encodes:
- a CDS encoding VOC family protein, whose amino-acid sequence is MIKPNNPNSEFELGGINHVALVCSDMERTVDFYSNVLGMPLIKSLDLPGGMGQHFFFDAGSGDCVAFFWFADAPDRVPGVSSPEAIPGIGDIVSAVSTMNHLAFHVPAEKFDEYRQRLKDKGVRVGPVLNHDESEAQVSATLHPGVYVRSFYFLDPDGITLEFACWTKEFTDNDTQTAPKTAADRRPRVPAGR